One segment of Pleomorphomonas sp. PLEO DNA contains the following:
- a CDS encoding TetR family transcriptional regulator C-terminal domain-containing protein, producing MPRPSNKNDIIEAGLRVMFRKGYHAAGVRDVVADAGVPQGSFTNHFRSKEAFAGEVLDYYFSHTRKLVGEALNDHTLTPRERLFRYLDIITDRLAADGYLRGCLIGDFSIEVSQASEVLRERLAAIYREWLEPFERCIEEGQRAKEIDTQFPAKDLAEFLLTSWEGAILRMKVERSPEPLDRFKRIAFDTVFRGKP from the coding sequence ATGCCGAGACCATCGAACAAGAACGACATCATTGAAGCGGGTCTGCGGGTGATGTTCCGCAAGGGATACCATGCGGCTGGCGTGCGCGACGTGGTCGCCGACGCCGGTGTGCCCCAGGGCTCCTTCACCAATCACTTCCGCTCCAAGGAAGCCTTCGCCGGAGAGGTGCTCGACTACTATTTCTCGCACACGCGAAAGCTGGTCGGAGAGGCGCTCAACGACCACACACTGACGCCGCGCGAGCGATTGTTCCGCTATCTCGATATCATTACCGATCGCCTGGCCGCCGACGGCTATCTGCGCGGCTGCCTGATCGGTGATTTCAGCATCGAGGTGTCGCAGGCAAGCGAGGTGCTGCGCGAGCGGCTGGCCGCGATTTACCGGGAGTGGCTGGAGCCGTTCGAGCGCTGCATCGAAGAAGGGCAGAGAGCAAAAGAGATCGACACCCAGTTCCCGGCCAAGGACTTGGCCGAGTTCCTGCTGACCTCATGGGAAGGGGCGATCCTGCGTATGAAAGTCGAGCGCAGCCCGGAGCCGCTCGATCGCTTCAAACGGATCGCCTTTGACACGGTTTTCCGCGGCAAGCCATAG
- a CDS encoding trimeric intracellular cation channel family protein, which produces MFLTLVDFVGCFAFALSGGTRAVERRLDPFGIVFLAFVAATFGGIMRDVVIGAVPPVAFVTWHYFAISCAAGFCCIFAHNQIARLAAPVAVFDALGLGLYVVVGTRKAMEAGLSPLMAAVVGMITAIGGGIGRDILAAQTPMVLHKEIYALAALIGALMVSVGDYYHLPSVLVAVAGGGLSILLRLAAMRWDWNLPPPAGGS; this is translated from the coding sequence ATGTTCCTCACCCTGGTCGACTTCGTCGGCTGTTTCGCCTTCGCCCTCAGTGGTGGAACCCGCGCCGTGGAGCGGCGGCTCGATCCGTTCGGAATCGTCTTCCTGGCTTTCGTTGCCGCCACCTTCGGCGGCATCATGCGTGACGTGGTGATCGGCGCCGTGCCGCCAGTGGCTTTCGTTACCTGGCATTATTTCGCAATCTCTTGCGCCGCCGGCTTCTGCTGCATCTTCGCCCACAATCAGATCGCCCGTCTTGCCGCGCCGGTGGCCGTGTTCGACGCGCTGGGCCTGGGGCTTTATGTGGTTGTCGGCACGCGCAAGGCGATGGAGGCCGGCCTGTCGCCGCTGATGGCCGCGGTCGTCGGCATGATCACCGCCATCGGCGGCGGCATTGGCCGCGACATCCTGGCGGCGCAGACGCCGATGGTGCTGCACAAGGAGATCTACGCCCTGGCGGCGCTGATTGGCGCCCTGATGGTGTCGGTCGGCGACTACTATCACCTGCCATCCGTGCTGGTGGCCGTCGCCGGCGGCGGGCTGTCCATTCTGTTGAGGCTCGCCGCCATGCGCTGGGACTGGAACCTGCCGCCGCCGGCCGGCGGCTCCTGA
- a CDS encoding anaerobic ribonucleoside-triphosphate reductase activating protein yields the protein MPVDNLAVGGFSPLSTCDWPGELVATVFCQGCPLACRYCHNVDLIPPGRGAGPDWQAVLSVLEKRRGLLDAVVFSGGEPTLQKMLPEAVAAVRALGFRVGLHTAGPYPDRFARLLPYLDWVGFDVKAPFADYERVTGVVGSGTRARESLLALAGSGVAFEVRTTVHPSLLAEADLAHLDADLAMLGLAPTRRQPFRSKGCQDAELLVAY from the coding sequence ATGCCCGTCGATAATCTGGCGGTCGGCGGATTTTCGCCTCTGTCGACCTGTGACTGGCCGGGCGAACTGGTTGCCACGGTATTCTGCCAAGGCTGTCCGCTCGCCTGCCGCTATTGTCACAACGTCGACCTGATCCCGCCCGGCCGTGGTGCCGGGCCGGACTGGCAGGCGGTCTTGTCGGTTCTTGAGAAACGGCGAGGTCTCCTTGACGCCGTGGTGTTTTCGGGAGGCGAGCCAACTTTGCAGAAGATGCTGCCGGAAGCCGTCGCCGCCGTGAGAGCGCTGGGTTTCCGGGTCGGCCTGCATACGGCCGGCCCCTATCCCGATCGCTTTGCGCGCCTTTTGCCGTACCTCGACTGGGTCGGTTTCGACGTCAAGGCGCCGTTTGCCGACTATGAGCGCGTCACGGGAGTGGTGGGAAGCGGGACGCGGGCGCGCGAAAGCCTCCTTGCGTTGGCGGGAAGCGGCGTCGCCTTTGAGGTTCGAACCACCGTGCATCCGTCGCTGCTTGCCGAAGCCGATCTCGCTCACCTCGATGCTGATCTTGCCATGCTGGGTCTGGCGCCGACACGGCGGCAGCCATTCCGGAGCAAGGGCTGCCAGGACGCGGAACTGCTGGTCGCCTATTGA
- a CDS encoding Arc family DNA-binding protein, which produces MSQLVQMKIRIPEGLKAFIEDEAKKNVSSQNSEVVRCIRSAMKKLGAEEAATSPRPGHSNSLQGESR; this is translated from the coding sequence ATGAGCCAACTCGTTCAGATGAAAATTCGCATTCCTGAGGGCTTAAAAGCCTTCATCGAAGACGAAGCGAAAAAAAACGTGAGTTCGCAGAACTCCGAAGTCGTTCGGTGCATCCGATCGGCCATGAAAAAATTGGGCGCGGAAGAGGCTGCAACCTCACCGCGCCCTGGCCACAGCAATTCCCTGCAGGGAGAAAGCCGGTGA
- a CDS encoding ribonucleoside triphosphate reductase, producing MSEISPVKPPLSVLKRSGALAPFDADKIRSAVERAGAASGEFSSAEAQLLAMQAVKVIAHRFAERMPSIEEIQDVVEQVLISANHFATARAYIVYREQRARLRRDANTVVDVVSSIDEYLERADWRVNANANQGYSLGGLILNVSGKVTANYWLSHVYPPEVGKAHRDGDIHIHDLDMLSGYCAGWSLRMLLTEGLNGVPGKVEAGPPKHLSSAVGQIVNFLGTLQNEWAGAQAFSSFDTYMAPFVRKDQLTYEEVRQSIQELIYNLNVPSRWGTQTPFTNLTFDWVCPDDLKDQVPVIGGAEMDFRYGDLQAEMDIINRAYMEVMTAGDAKGRVFTFPIPTYNITPDFPWESDNATRLFEMTAKYGLPYFQNFLNSELTPNMVRSMCCRLRLDLRELLKRGNGLFGSAEQTGSLGVVTVNCARLGYLHKGDETGLLRHLDELLAIGRTSLEIKRKTIERLMDDGLFPYTKRYLGTLRNHFSTLGVNGVNELIRNFTGDTEDITTEWGEAFAIRLLDHVRSRIVAFQEETGHLYNLEATPAEGTTYRFAREDKKRFPSILQAGTPDAPYYTNSSQLPVGFTDDAFEALRRQEPLQMRYTGGTVLHLYLGERVSSAEACKKLVRRALENFRLPYVTVTPTFSICPKHGYLAGEHEFCPICDAERLAQKQAAAE from the coding sequence ATGTCGGAAATATCTCCAGTCAAGCCGCCTCTCAGCGTCCTCAAGCGATCGGGCGCGCTCGCCCCCTTCGATGCCGACAAGATTCGTTCCGCCGTCGAGCGCGCCGGTGCCGCAAGTGGCGAGTTTTCCAGCGCCGAGGCCCAGCTCCTCGCGATGCAGGCAGTGAAGGTGATCGCCCACCGCTTCGCCGAGCGTATGCCGTCGATCGAGGAGATCCAGGACGTCGTCGAGCAGGTACTGATCTCGGCCAACCACTTTGCGACGGCGCGCGCCTACATCGTCTATCGCGAGCAGCGGGCGCGCCTTCGCCGCGACGCCAACACTGTCGTCGACGTGGTGTCCTCGATCGACGAGTATCTCGAACGCGCCGACTGGCGGGTGAATGCCAATGCCAACCAGGGCTATTCGCTGGGCGGTCTCATCCTCAATGTCTCCGGCAAGGTGACGGCCAACTACTGGCTCAGCCACGTCTACCCGCCGGAAGTCGGCAAGGCGCATCGCGACGGCGACATCCACATCCACGACCTCGACATGCTCTCGGGTTATTGCGCCGGCTGGTCGCTCCGCATGCTGCTCACCGAAGGCCTCAATGGCGTGCCGGGCAAGGTGGAGGCGGGGCCGCCCAAGCATCTCTCGAGCGCCGTCGGCCAGATCGTCAATTTTCTCGGCACGCTGCAAAACGAGTGGGCTGGCGCCCAAGCCTTCTCCTCGTTCGACACCTACATGGCTCCCTTCGTCCGCAAGGATCAGCTGACTTATGAAGAGGTGCGGCAATCGATCCAGGAACTGATCTACAATCTCAACGTCCCCTCGCGTTGGGGTACGCAGACGCCGTTCACCAACCTCACATTCGATTGGGTATGCCCGGATGACCTGAAAGATCAGGTGCCGGTCATCGGCGGCGCCGAGATGGACTTCCGCTATGGCGATCTGCAGGCGGAGATGGACATCATCAACCGCGCCTACATGGAGGTGATGACGGCTGGCGATGCCAAGGGACGCGTCTTCACCTTCCCGATTCCGACCTACAATATCACGCCCGACTTCCCCTGGGAGAGCGACAACGCCACGCGCCTGTTCGAGATGACGGCCAAATATGGGTTGCCCTACTTCCAGAACTTCCTCAATTCCGAGCTGACGCCGAACATGGTCCGCTCGATGTGTTGTCGGTTGCGGCTCGATCTTCGGGAGCTTCTGAAGCGCGGCAATGGTCTGTTCGGTTCGGCCGAGCAGACGGGATCGTTGGGCGTCGTCACGGTGAACTGCGCCCGTCTAGGCTACCTCCATAAGGGTGATGAGACCGGACTGTTGCGCCACCTGGACGAACTCCTGGCCATCGGCCGCACCAGCCTGGAGATCAAGCGCAAGACCATTGAGCGGCTGATGGACGACGGCCTCTTTCCCTATACGAAGCGCTATCTCGGCACGCTCCGGAATCATTTCTCGACGCTTGGCGTCAACGGGGTCAACGAACTGATCCGCAACTTCACCGGCGATACCGAGGACATCACGACGGAGTGGGGCGAGGCCTTCGCCATCCGTCTGCTCGACCATGTCCGCAGCCGCATCGTCGCCTTTCAGGAGGAGACGGGGCACCTTTACAATCTCGAAGCCACACCGGCGGAAGGCACGACCTACCGCTTCGCCCGCGAGGACAAGAAACGCTTTCCGAGCATTCTACAGGCAGGCACGCCGGATGCGCCCTACTACACCAATTCCAGCCAGTTGCCGGTCGGCTTTACGGACGACGCCTTCGAGGCGCTGCGCCGCCAGGAGCCGCTTCAGATGCGCTACACCGGCGGCACCGTGCTCCATCTCTATCTCGGCGAGCGCGTGTCGTCAGCCGAGGCCTGCAAGAAGCTCGTCCGGCGAGCTCTCGAAAATTTCCGCCTGCCCTACGTCACGGTGACGCCAACTTTCTCCATCTGCCCAAAGCACGGCTATCTCGCTGGAGAGCATGAATTCTGTCCGATCTGCGATGCCGAGAGGCTTGCCCAGAAGCAGGCCGCTGCCGAGTGA
- a CDS encoding winged helix-turn-helix domain-containing protein, whose translation MIELRFQLRVDSETRIGPGKVSLLEAVARVGSISAAAREQEMTYRRAWELIDHMNKAFGQPVVVGHTGSTGGASLTELGAEIVRRYRLIGHLIDEAAAPHLAALDVAILVPALEVDPDNDLD comes from the coding sequence ATGATCGAGCTTCGGTTCCAGTTGCGGGTGGACAGCGAAACGCGCATCGGCCCCGGCAAGGTCTCGCTTCTGGAGGCGGTTGCCCGCGTCGGCTCGATATCAGCCGCCGCGCGCGAGCAGGAGATGACCTACCGCCGCGCCTGGGAGCTCATCGACCACATGAACAAGGCTTTCGGTCAGCCCGTGGTCGTTGGGCACACCGGCAGTACGGGCGGCGCATCGCTGACCGAGCTTGGTGCGGAGATTGTTCGTCGCTATCGCCTCATCGGGCATTTGATCGACGAAGCCGCCGCTCCTCATCTCGCCGCGCTCGACGTTGCCATCCTGGTACCGGCATTGGAAGTCGACCCCGACAACGATCTAGACTAA
- the nrdD gene encoding anaerobic ribonucleoside-triphosphate reductase, giving the protein MNKPLSAIKNDAAALLSNDERQPCEIWTRVMGYHRPVSSFNKGKKSEFAERTAFAEGKSLADARR; this is encoded by the coding sequence ATGAACAAGCCGCTTTCTGCCATCAAGAACGATGCCGCCGCCCTTCTGTCCAACGACGAGCGCCAGCCCTGCGAAATCTGGACGCGAGTGATGGGCTATCACCGCCCCGTCTCGTCCTTCAACAAGGGCAAGAAAAGCGAATTCGCCGAACGGACCGCGTTCGCGGAAGGCAAGAGCCTTGCCGATGCCCGTCGATAA
- a CDS encoding sugar MFS transporter codes for MTVPSRTPSVPTPIRRDRLTWAAYLALAQFTFFLNIQGNIIPFLKDEFNLSYRVVTLHPAAVAAGLIVSGLIGERLTRKYGRLWSVMVGLAGMALGALAIILAPNPVVSILGCFVMGAVGCLILIVVPTLLADWHGANRSVAIGEANGVSYVASLTAAMAVGLFVAIGLGWRTALLFGVVLAGLLLLFMRGVPMPAAETPPAAVDGARGGRLPLAYWFYWLTIIAFVGVEQSVLVWATEFLTRVKGVPIASAAITAGAFSLGMLVGRLSSAFVLTRITAARALYLSAVLTVPAFFLFWGSPSLTFSVIGLFAVGLGCALQYPLTLTKAIVTAGPFGELATARASLASGLSILVIPWAIGALADHAGLWMAMSALPILTVAAAVFLFLGERVVRR; via the coding sequence ATGACCGTCCCTTCGCGCACCCCGTCCGTACCGACGCCCATTCGGCGCGACCGGCTGACTTGGGCCGCCTATCTGGCGCTCGCCCAGTTCACCTTTTTTCTGAATATTCAGGGCAACATCATCCCCTTCCTGAAGGACGAGTTCAACCTTAGCTACCGGGTGGTGACGCTGCATCCAGCCGCCGTGGCGGCCGGGCTGATCGTCTCGGGCCTCATCGGTGAACGACTGACGCGCAAGTACGGCCGACTGTGGTCGGTGATGGTCGGCTTGGCTGGTATGGCGCTCGGGGCGCTCGCCATCATCCTTGCGCCCAATCCGGTGGTCAGCATCCTCGGCTGCTTCGTGATGGGGGCGGTCGGCTGCCTTATCTTGATCGTCGTGCCGACGCTGCTGGCCGATTGGCACGGCGCCAATCGCTCGGTGGCGATCGGTGAGGCCAACGGCGTCTCCTACGTCGCCTCGCTGACGGCGGCGATGGCGGTGGGGCTGTTCGTCGCCATCGGCCTCGGCTGGCGGACGGCGCTGCTGTTCGGCGTTGTGCTGGCTGGCCTGCTGCTCCTCTTCATGCGTGGCGTGCCGATGCCGGCGGCGGAAACACCACCGGCCGCCGTGGACGGAGCGCGTGGCGGCCGTCTGCCTTTGGCCTATTGGTTCTATTGGCTGACGATCATCGCCTTCGTGGGTGTCGAGCAGTCGGTACTGGTGTGGGCGACGGAATTCCTCACCCGCGTCAAGGGCGTGCCGATCGCTTCGGCAGCGATTACCGCCGGCGCCTTCTCGCTCGGCATGCTGGTCGGCCGGCTGTCGTCGGCTTTCGTGCTGACGCGGATAACGGCGGCCCGGGCGCTCTACCTGTCGGCGGTTCTCACGGTGCCGGCCTTTTTCCTGTTCTGGGGCTCGCCGAGCCTGACGTTTTCGGTGATTGGCCTGTTCGCCGTCGGCCTTGGTTGCGCGCTGCAATATCCGCTGACGCTGACCAAGGCCATCGTCACCGCCGGTCCGTTCGGTGAGCTGGCAACGGCGCGCGCCTCGCTGGCCAGCGGCCTTTCCATCCTGGTCATCCCCTGGGCGATCGGTGCGTTGGCCGACCATGCCGGGCTCTGGATGGCGATGTCGGCACTGCCGATCCTGACTGTCGCGGCCGCGGTCTTCCTTTTCCTCGGCGAGCGGGTCGTCCGCCGCTGA
- a CDS encoding DUF2312 domain-containing protein, producing the protein MESAESQGGVAAGELRQFIERVERLEEEKAALQDDIKDVMAELKGRGYDVKAVRAILKLRKQDPDERQEAEAILELYMNALGMV; encoded by the coding sequence ATGGAATCGGCAGAATCGCAGGGCGGCGTCGCGGCGGGTGAACTCCGGCAGTTCATCGAACGCGTCGAGCGGCTCGAGGAAGAAAAGGCCGCGCTCCAGGACGACATCAAGGACGTGATGGCCGAGCTCAAGGGCCGCGGCTACGACGTCAAAGCGGTCAGGGCCATCCTAAAACTGCGCAAGCAGGATCCGGATGAGCGCCAGGAGGCGGAAGCCATCCTCGAACTCTACATGAACGCCCTCGGCATGGTCTGA
- a CDS encoding tyrosine-type recombinase/integrase — protein sequence MARLTKTIVEKAEPKDKPYFVWCSDLPGFGVRVFPSGKRVYYIDYRNRDGSRKRMTIGPHGKITCEEARKLAMVTLGDVVKGEDPAEERRSRRTSLTVSQLCEDYFVAADKGLVIGRAGRPKKASTLTLDRSMVEAHIKPLLGKRLIIDLKRSDIQKFVGSVTAGKTAKAKPEKSGNLRGRIRRPGGPGAASRCTQTLGAILSWAVSQGVMEISPAAGVKKPATNKRERRLTADEFKALGTVFDETTANPFEAWQPVAELRLLALTGCRLGEVENLKWSEVDFEDSLLRLEDTKTGRSVRPLSEAAKDVLRSIKPKEGHPYVFPAERLQGRPFAGMKRAYRKLFVDAGLVGVTPHVLRHSFASVGADLGFTDSTIGAMLGHAGSGITSRYTHRLDSVLIAAANKVAEEISKQMRQQE from the coding sequence ATGGCGAGATTGACCAAGACAATCGTCGAGAAGGCCGAGCCAAAAGACAAGCCATATTTCGTGTGGTGCAGCGACCTTCCCGGCTTTGGTGTCCGCGTATTCCCCTCTGGTAAGCGGGTCTATTACATCGACTATCGCAACCGCGATGGATCGCGAAAGCGGATGACGATTGGCCCTCATGGCAAGATCACCTGCGAGGAAGCCCGCAAACTCGCTATGGTGACACTGGGCGATGTGGTGAAGGGTGAAGACCCCGCTGAAGAGCGTCGGAGCCGGCGAACATCGCTGACGGTGTCGCAGCTCTGCGAGGATTACTTCGTCGCGGCTGATAAGGGGCTTGTCATCGGCCGGGCAGGGCGCCCTAAGAAGGCGTCGACGCTAACGCTCGACCGATCCATGGTGGAGGCGCATATCAAGCCGCTGCTCGGCAAGCGGCTCATTATCGACTTGAAGCGATCCGATATTCAGAAGTTCGTCGGTTCGGTGACCGCCGGCAAGACGGCTAAGGCCAAGCCGGAGAAGTCTGGCAACCTGCGTGGACGCATCCGCCGGCCGGGCGGACCTGGTGCCGCCTCACGGTGCACGCAAACCCTCGGCGCCATCCTGTCATGGGCGGTTTCTCAGGGTGTGATGGAGATTAGCCCAGCGGCCGGGGTTAAGAAGCCTGCGACCAACAAGCGAGAGCGGCGCCTGACGGCTGACGAGTTCAAAGCCCTTGGCACGGTGTTCGACGAGACGACGGCCAATCCTTTCGAGGCATGGCAACCAGTTGCCGAGTTGCGGCTACTGGCGCTCACCGGGTGCCGGCTCGGCGAGGTCGAAAATCTCAAGTGGTCAGAGGTCGATTTCGAGGACTCGTTGCTCCGCCTTGAGGATACCAAGACGGGCCGCTCCGTCCGGCCGCTCAGCGAGGCGGCAAAGGACGTATTGCGTTCGATCAAGCCGAAGGAAGGGCATCCCTATGTGTTCCCGGCGGAGCGGCTACAGGGTCGGCCGTTCGCCGGCATGAAACGCGCATATCGCAAGTTGTTCGTCGACGCCGGTCTTGTGGGCGTGACGCCGCATGTTCTGCGGCATTCGTTCGCCAGCGTCGGCGCGGACCTCGGTTTCACCGACAGCACCATCGGCGCCATGCTCGGGCACGCCGGCAGCGGCATCACCAGCCGATATACGCATCGGCTCGACTCGGTGCTAATCGCAGCAGCAAACAAGGTGGCGGAGGAAATTTCCAAGCAGATGAGACAGCAAGAATGA
- a CDS encoding cellulase family glycosylhydrolase → MPRLHRVLSLAMLCLAACVSLAMAAPQLKRGINFEVWQTWIGRDGFLAPGFDRENFPDWMARIDDRQLARLKAEGFDFVRLDIDSAAMLWAGDDGAGPLIDHVVTATARLQALGFAVIVDLHLLPADEERPEGLEDVLGTNDHPPVLWDRYLGLVTRVAARLAVLPPDLTLLEPINEPNQDWNSHFALTDRWPDQLAALRAAARAAAPTLTLVLTGGRSGLIDGLIRLDPAPFADDPNIVWTFHYYEPMAVSHAGRPWLDDASRYLTHLPYPAALIDDATGKALARDARQRIAKAVTAPKQRKALNAAVGKTLADYRASDAGPATIATDFQRISDWAAENNIPADRILLGEFGVYQDGADPAARIALIEATRAAAERQGFAWAIFTAGLTSADKAFSVMGDGKALTLEPKVKAALGLANR, encoded by the coding sequence ATGCCCCGCCTCCATCGCGTCCTTAGCCTCGCGATGCTCTGCCTTGCCGCTTGCGTTTCCCTTGCCATGGCGGCGCCTCAACTCAAGCGCGGCATCAACTTCGAGGTCTGGCAAACCTGGATCGGACGCGACGGTTTCCTGGCGCCCGGCTTCGACCGGGAAAACTTCCCCGACTGGATGGCGCGCATCGATGACCGCCAGTTGGCTCGCCTGAAGGCCGAGGGCTTCGATTTCGTCCGTCTCGATATCGATTCCGCCGCCATGCTCTGGGCGGGCGATGACGGCGCCGGGCCGCTGATCGACCACGTCGTAACGGCAACGGCGCGTCTTCAGGCGCTGGGTTTCGCGGTGATCGTCGACCTGCACCTCCTGCCCGCCGACGAGGAGCGCCCCGAAGGCCTTGAAGACGTGCTCGGCACCAACGATCACCCGCCGGTGCTGTGGGACCGCTATCTCGGCCTCGTCACCCGCGTCGCCGCCCGCCTCGCCGTCTTGCCGCCGGACCTCACCCTCCTTGAGCCGATCAACGAACCCAACCAGGACTGGAACTCCCATTTCGCCCTGACAGATCGCTGGCCGGATCAGCTCGCCGCGCTGAGGGCCGCTGCCCGCGCCGCCGCGCCAACGCTGACCCTGGTGCTGACCGGTGGACGATCGGGCCTTATCGACGGGCTCATTCGCCTCGATCCAGCCCCCTTCGCTGACGACCCCAACATCGTCTGGACGTTCCACTATTACGAGCCGATGGCCGTCAGCCACGCCGGCCGGCCATGGCTCGACGATGCTTCGCGCTATCTGACGCATTTGCCCTACCCGGCCGCGCTCATTGACGATGCCACCGGCAAGGCACTGGCCCGCGACGCCCGGCAGCGCATCGCTAAAGCCGTCACCGCCCCCAAGCAGCGAAAGGCACTCAACGCGGCGGTTGGCAAGACACTTGCTGATTACCGAGCCTCCGATGCCGGCCCGGCGACCATCGCCACCGATTTCCAGCGGATAAGCGACTGGGCGGCTGAGAATAACATTCCGGCCGATCGCATCCTGCTCGGCGAGTTCGGTGTCTATCAGGACGGTGCCGACCCGGCTGCGCGGATCGCTCTCATCGAGGCGACGCGTGCCGCCGCCGAACGCCAGGGGTTCGCCTGGGCGATCTTCACCGCCGGCCTGACGAGCGCGGACAAGGCTTTTTCAGTGATGGGCGACGGCAAGGCCCTTACCCTCGAACCGAAGGTGAAGGCGGCGCTCGGCCTCGCCAACAGATAG
- a CDS encoding Arc family DNA-binding protein yields MARDDPQLKIRLPIEMKEAIEEAATRNGRSINAEIISRLMITLEKGDPYEKLDGFQEEILGKISKYNEIIDEQFEVRKKLEDTIDAMTEKMGYLTKVANSETMKEIIDFIAKKENIEPNNDEEK; encoded by the coding sequence ATGGCCCGCGATGACCCGCAACTGAAAATCAGACTTCCAATCGAAATGAAGGAGGCAATTGAGGAGGCTGCTACACGCAACGGGCGGTCTATCAATGCCGAAATCATTTCTCGACTAATGATCACCCTTGAAAAAGGCGACCCTTATGAGAAGCTCGATGGGTTCCAAGAGGAGATACTCGGGAAAATAAGTAAATATAACGAAATAATCGACGAGCAGTTTGAGGTAAGAAAGAAACTAGAGGATACTATTGACGCGATGACGGAGAAGATGGGCTATCTGACTAAAGTTGCAAACTCAGAAACCATGAAGGAGATTATTGATTTCATCGCAAAAAAAGAAAATATAGAGCCGAACAACGATGAAGAAAAGTAG